CTTTTTTGTTTATAAAACAGTATCTTTAAAAGAAAAAAATCATGATATCAACTTATACAATAGTAGCACTAATCGTCATTATATTAGTGTTAGGAATTTTTACAGTAAAACAACAAACCACAGCTATTATAGAAAGGTTTGGAAAATTTGTAGGAACGAGACAAGCGGGTTTAAATTTTAAAATTCCTTTTATTGATAAAATTGCAGGTAGAGTTAGTTTAAAAATTCAGCAATTAGATGTATTGGTAGAAACCAAAACCAAAGATGATGTTTTTGTACAGATGAAAATATCAGTACAATTTCAAATTCAAAGAGAAAAAGTAGAAGATGCTTTTTACAAATTACAAAATCCGCATGACCAGATAACAGCATATATTTTTGATGTCGTACGTGCAGAAGTACCTAAAATGAAGTTAGATGATGTTTTTGAGAAAAAAGATGACATTGCTTTAGCCATAAAAAGAGAATTAAAAGAAGCTATGTTAAGTTACGGATATGACATTGTAAAAGCTTTAGTAACAGATATAGATCCTGATGCACAAGTAAAAGCAGCAATGAACAGAATTAATGCTGCAGAACGTGAAAAAATTGCCGCTCAATTTGAAGGAGATGCGCAACGTATTTCTATAGTAGAAAGAGCCCGTGGTGAAGCCGAAAGCAAACGTTTACAAGGAAAAGGTATTGCAGATCAACGTAGAGAAATTGCTCGTGGTTTAGAAGAATCTGTAGATGTGTTAAACAAAGCTGGAATTAACAGTCAAGAAGCTTCTGCATTAATTGTTATCACCCAACATTACGATACATTACAATCTATAGGATCTGAAAGTAACAGTAATTTAATTTTATTACCTAACAACCCAAATGCAGCTAGTAGTATGTTAAATGATATGGTTACAAGTTTAGTTGCTGCCAATAAAATTAAAGAGAGTTCTAATAAAACAAAAGAATAACTTTATCAATTGCTTATCTGCTTTTCTTTTAATTTAGGAGGGTGGATAAGCTGATAATCCAAAGAATTTTTATATTGTTTATTTACTTTTTTATTGTACACAGGAATTTTTATCCCTAAAAAAAAATCACCTTCTTTAGAATAAGTAGTTAGGTTCGTAAATAATGATGAACTACCAACAAAAAAATATCCTGTTCTAAAACCAATTCCTGCTTTAAAAATTCCAAACCTATTAATACTTACAGGTAAAAAAGCAGAAAAATGTTTAGATTCGTAACGAGGACTAACAACAAAATTTGATATATATTTTATTTGTTTTCTACTGCTATTGCTCAACATATAAACATCAACATTTGAATTGATAAAGTAATTTTTTAAAATATTATAATCAACATTTATTCTTGCGGTGGTGGGTAAAAAATAAGTTTGACTTGTAGTTTTTAACGAAGTAATATGAATATAATCTCTAATGTTAAAAGTGTAATTTTCACTATCCAAATTAACATTAATCAGATTTGGATTTTCTGAATTTGTCCTAACATTATTATATTTTAAAAAACCTAAATCGGTAATTGCCACTCCTATTTTATAAGAATATGGGGCTTTGCTATAATAAACACTTCCATTATCATCTCTTAAATTAATAGGAAATGTTTTGTTTCTTTTTTCATAAACAAAACCAAAATCTAATCCCATTCCAAAATTTGCTCCCAAACGTGAATAAGAATTGGTTGCTTTACCTGTAAAATTTAAAGTACTGTTTTCAGGATCATCTTCATCATAATTAAAATCTAATTTTAAATCATCAGAATAAACAGCAACCTTTCTGATACCTCTTAAAAGTTTTAAGGTAAAACCAAATTTTAGAAAATCATTAGCAGTTTGTTTTGCTATTCCTGCATAAGAAAAACCAATTTCTGCCCACGAAAAAACTTGTGAAGAATTGGTACTGTTTATAGCTAATTGATTCATAAACTCATTTAATTCATCTTTAGAATCAAAATCCTTATTTACAAACATCTTATCTAAAATTTGATTGTATAATTTGGTATTTAAATTAAAAGCATGACCATATGTTTTAATACTACTAGAAAACGCAACAGCATTATAATTATTAATAGTCCATAAAAAAGAAGGCCCTAAAACAACAGCATTTCC
Above is a genomic segment from Wenyingzhuangia fucanilytica containing:
- a CDS encoding SPFH domain-containing protein, translating into MISTYTIVALIVIILVLGIFTVKQQTTAIIERFGKFVGTRQAGLNFKIPFIDKIAGRVSLKIQQLDVLVETKTKDDVFVQMKISVQFQIQREKVEDAFYKLQNPHDQITAYIFDVVRAEVPKMKLDDVFEKKDDIALAIKRELKEAMLSYGYDIVKALVTDIDPDAQVKAAMNRINAAEREKIAAQFEGDAQRISIVERARGEAESKRLQGKGIADQRREIARGLEESVDVLNKAGINSQEASALIVITQHYDTLQSIGSESNSNLILLPNNPNAASSMLNDMVTSLVAANKIKESSNKTKE
- a CDS encoding DUF5723 family protein, which gives rise to MVNKIFSYFFLLSSSLFSQSPIGFIDNYSGIQTVLLNPANILDTPYQYDVNILSFNANAGNNYYSLDPFKVLGDLNFGLNDIKPTYSAYKYNRKLESSFGIGNINKYLISKSTSENSNFYGNAVVLGPSFLWTINNYNAVAFSSSIKTYGHAFNLNTKLYNQILDKMFVNKDFDSKDELNEFMNQLAINSTNSSQVFSWAEIGFSYAGIAKQTANDFLKFGFTLKLLRGIRKVAVYSDDLKLDFNYDEDDPENSTLNFTGKATNSYSRLGANFGMGLDFGFVYEKRNKTFPINLRDDNGSVYYSKAPYSYKIGVAITDLGFLKYNNVRTNSENPNLINVNLDSENYTFNIRDYIHITSLKTTSQTYFLPTTARINVDYNILKNYFINSNVDVYMLSNSSRKQIKYISNFVVSPRYESKHFSAFLPVSINRFGIFKAGIGFRTGYFFVGSSSLFTNLTTYSKEGDFFLGIKIPVYNKKVNKQYKNSLDYQLIHPPKLKEKQISN